A portion of the Pseudoalteromonas luteoviolacea genome contains these proteins:
- a CDS encoding DUF2809 domain-containing protein: MNKIKATLTYSFFSLITMGLGLFSRADIIEFPVWVSLYLGDFLWALMVFWLMCALKPSMSNRCALVIACLFCFSIELSQLYQGSWLNSIRQTWLGGLVLGFGFKFSDLMAYSLGIVFGVYVKHILRDTIKINTVLK, translated from the coding sequence ATGAATAAAATCAAAGCTACTTTAACGTATAGTTTTTTTTCGCTAATAACGATGGGCCTTGGTCTGTTTTCTAGGGCTGATATCATTGAATTTCCGGTGTGGGTTAGCCTTTATTTAGGCGACTTTTTATGGGCGTTAATGGTGTTTTGGTTAATGTGTGCGCTCAAACCAAGTATGAGCAACCGGTGTGCGTTAGTTATTGCATGTTTGTTTTGTTTCTCAATCGAACTTTCCCAACTGTATCAAGGCAGTTGGCTTAATTCTATTAGGCAAACTTGGCTAGGTGGACTGGTACTCGGTTTTGGTTTTAAATTCAGTGACCTAATGGCTTATTCATTGGGTATCGTATTTGGTGTGTATGTAAAGCATATACTTCGAGATACAATCAAAATTAATACTGTTCTAAAATAG
- a CDS encoding ion transporter, translating to MSKLTSLVEAKLFQNFLIAVILFNAVTLGLETTQFGKDNASLLHKIDTVILLIFTTELLLKLIVYRLKFFKSGWNCFDFIIVAISWIPAGGALSVLRAFRILRVLRLFSIVPQMRRVIGALGHSLPGMASVIGVLGIVFYVSAVLTTKLFGQHPDPNMQEWFGSLGASAYTLFQVMTLESWSMGIVRPTMELFPESWLFFVPFIIITSFAVLNLFIGIIVDAMQVMHEEEVKTEKLSATKEDIVRLEAKLDELLKQSKND from the coding sequence ATGTCAAAACTGACATCTTTAGTAGAAGCTAAGTTATTTCAAAACTTTCTAATAGCAGTGATTTTGTTCAATGCCGTAACACTTGGTCTTGAGACAACTCAGTTTGGCAAAGACAATGCATCATTGTTGCATAAAATAGATACGGTTATCTTACTGATTTTTACTACCGAGTTATTACTTAAACTGATTGTTTATCGACTTAAGTTTTTTAAATCTGGTTGGAATTGTTTCGATTTTATTATCGTTGCGATCTCTTGGATCCCTGCGGGCGGAGCGCTTTCCGTTTTACGTGCATTCAGGATCCTCAGAGTGTTGAGGTTGTTCTCAATTGTGCCACAGATGCGAAGAGTGATAGGGGCTTTGGGTCATTCATTACCAGGAATGGCATCTGTTATTGGTGTACTTGGTATTGTTTTTTATGTTTCAGCGGTTTTAACCACGAAGCTGTTCGGTCAGCATCCAGACCCAAATATGCAAGAGTGGTTTGGTAGTCTTGGCGCATCAGCGTATACACTTTTCCAAGTTATGACGTTGGAAAGTTGGTCCATGGGAATAGTGAGGCCCACGATGGAGCTATTTCCTGAATCTTGGCTGTTTTTTGTGCCATTTATCATTATTACTAGCTTCGCAGTGTTAAATCTTTTTATTGGTATTATTGTCGACGCGATGCAGGTGATGCACGAAGAAGAAGTAAAAACAGAGAAATTGTCTGCGACCAAAGAAGATATTGTTCGCCTTGAGGCAAAGCTGGATGAGCTTTTGAAGCAAAGTAAAAACGACTAA
- a CDS encoding ribonuclease H family protein, whose amino-acid sequence MAKKYYVVWKGREKGIFDTWSKCQALVDGFAGAKFKSFSSLAEAEAAFGGKAEFKEKINKSNKTSKSSPLSQAQINSLPYDIKIFTDGACDPNPGEAGTGIAIYQDNALSELWYGLYEPVGTNNTAELRGLNQALHIAKSKLENGQSVGIFCDSKYSIDCITKWASGWQKKGWVKSGGEIKNLDIIQPAFAIYQEIASTVNVHHVNGHVGIEGNELADRMSIVAIETQNESLNQFEDTDDIASILALRAG is encoded by the coding sequence TTGGCTAAAAAATATTATGTTGTTTGGAAAGGTCGGGAAAAAGGGATCTTTGATACGTGGTCAAAGTGTCAGGCTTTAGTTGATGGTTTTGCAGGGGCCAAGTTTAAATCGTTTTCAAGCTTAGCTGAGGCCGAAGCTGCATTTGGCGGAAAGGCTGAGTTTAAAGAGAAAATCAATAAATCCAATAAGACATCTAAGTCTAGCCCGTTGTCACAAGCCCAAATTAACTCGTTGCCGTATGATATAAAAATCTTCACTGATGGTGCGTGTGATCCTAATCCCGGCGAGGCTGGAACGGGTATTGCCATATATCAAGATAACGCTTTAAGCGAGCTTTGGTATGGGTTGTATGAGCCCGTTGGGACAAATAATACCGCAGAGTTACGCGGTTTAAATCAAGCGTTGCACATAGCCAAGAGCAAGCTGGAAAACGGTCAGTCGGTAGGCATTTTTTGTGACTCAAAGTACTCGATAGATTGTATCACTAAATGGGCGAGCGGCTGGCAAAAGAAAGGCTGGGTTAAATCAGGTGGTGAAATAAAAAACTTAGACATTATTCAACCCGCCTTTGCGATATACCAAGAAATTGCCTCAACCGTTAATGTACATCATGTAAATGGACATGTCGGAATTGAAGGTAACGAGTTGGCGGATAGAATGTCAATTGTTGCAATTGAGACCCAAAATGAAAGCTTAAACCAGTTTGAAGACACGGATGACATCGCATCTATTTTGGCATTGCGTGCGGGTTAA
- a CDS encoding GNAT family N-acetyltransferase, which produces MAVRVQKICHDSGGKHSGVVSIDEYELVIGTGRELIEHACNIRYEVFTKEQHIATELDHDGLDDESLHVLVSTKGKAVATARLTLGANQQSSMTRVAVLKAHRSQGIATTVVSALIEHAKTLNIASIKIQAHSYLRQFYEKLGFKFIKEVEAVCGHQLIEMQLTL; this is translated from the coding sequence ATGGCAGTAAGAGTTCAAAAAATTTGCCATGACTCTGGAGGGAAGCACTCCGGTGTGGTGAGTATAGATGAGTATGAGCTGGTCATAGGCACTGGCCGTGAGTTGATTGAACACGCATGTAATATACGTTATGAGGTGTTTACTAAAGAACAGCATATTGCGACAGAGCTAGACCATGATGGTTTAGATGATGAATCTCTTCATGTACTTGTCAGCACTAAAGGGAAAGCTGTTGCTACAGCACGTTTGACATTGGGGGCTAACCAACAGTCTTCTATGACCAGAGTTGCAGTATTAAAGGCTCATCGCTCTCAAGGTATTGCGACGACGGTAGTAAGCGCATTAATTGAACACGCGAAGACGCTGAATATAGCCTCAATTAAGATTCAAGCGCATAGCTATTTGAGGCAATTTTATGAAAAGTTAGGATTTAAGTTTATTAAAGAAGTGGAAGCTGTATGTGGACATCAGCTTATTGAAATGCAGCTTACGCTTTGA
- a CDS encoding MerR family transcriptional regulator: MKKEKRYSVSQLSKLAGVSVRTLHHYDKVGLLKPYRNNNGYREYTSTHLILLQQIIVYRELEFSLEDILKILTSADFNLLQALKDQKSMLLKRQEKTQLIINSLENSMSILNGQTNLDILFKDLPAEKVERWKDMMAQSAKAGSLDEYYLSLQHLSNEDAELEQRDFEQWASKYTSSLNLPIDSTVVQALVEQHYVITNRIMNKTQATDVEFDGVGYEGYLKFTDSVLSDPICLDMYEHYGQGMANHLHNAMLYFAENTLKDNVDKYKKLGLERD, from the coding sequence TTGAAAAAAGAAAAACGTTACAGTGTTAGTCAATTGAGTAAATTAGCAGGGGTAAGTGTTCGAACCCTTCACCATTATGACAAAGTGGGCTTATTAAAGCCTTACAGAAATAACAATGGTTATCGAGAATACACCTCAACGCACTTAATTCTCTTACAACAAATTATAGTGTACAGAGAGCTTGAGTTCAGTCTTGAAGATATACTCAAAATCTTAACTTCAGCGGATTTTAACTTATTGCAAGCACTCAAAGATCAGAAAAGTATGCTGTTGAAAAGGCAAGAAAAAACACAGTTAATTATTAATAGCCTGGAGAATTCAATGAGCATATTAAATGGCCAAACTAATTTGGATATTTTATTTAAAGATTTACCGGCAGAGAAAGTAGAACGTTGGAAAGATATGATGGCTCAAAGCGCAAAGGCGGGGTCTTTGGATGAATACTATTTATCTTTACAGCATTTAAGTAACGAAGATGCAGAGCTTGAACAGCGCGATTTTGAACAGTGGGCATCTAAATATACATCGTCACTTAATTTGCCAATTGACAGTACAGTTGTACAAGCCCTAGTTGAGCAACATTATGTCATAACCAATCGCATTATGAATAAAACACAAGCGACAGATGTTGAGTTTGACGGTGTGGGTTATGAAGGGTATTTAAAGTTTACTGACTCTGTATTATCTGACCCAATTTGCTTGGACATGTATGAACATTATGGTCAAGGGATGGCAAATCACCTTCACAACGCCATGCTTTACTTTGCTGAAAATACGTTAAAAGATAATGTTGATAAATATAAAAAGCTCGGACTTGAACGTGATTAG
- a CDS encoding S9 family peptidase — MLRILISASLGLAVSAGASAQDVMTPEKLWEVKRVTALGLNKDKTHVIYSVTTPSVANNDFASKVYQVPVKGGNAQLLEAYQGLLVDSNISPDGSKKLFHEKVNIESVLASHRHKDLSKANAYVFDDLNYRHWDTWNDGGFKHVFYQDLATEKKVDIMEGKPYSSPTSPFGGSSDYIWGPKGENIYYVSKKLTGTEYVTSTNTDIYRYNLASKKTTNITESNLGYDKSPAFSSKGNLAWLQMDKPGYEADKNDIIVRIKNKEVNLTEHWDGTVNSFKWSPDGKRIYFVAPTDGTIQLFQVSVSTKPKIKQLTKGQFDVNGIVAAMDKHLVVTRSSMNRASEIFRFDLRKKNLTALTKVNDAFYAGLDLPTVKKRMVTTKDGQEMLTWVIYPPNFDESKKYPTLLYLQGGPQSALSQFYSFRWNFQVMASQGYIVVAPNRRGMPGHGVKWNEDITQDWGGKAMQDYLDAIDDVSKASYVDKKRIGAIGASFGGYSAFYLAGNHDGRFKTFISHCGIFDLRSMYGTTEELFFVNHEFGGPYWEQDNASINQTYNEFNPVNYVDKWDAPMFVIHGGKDYRVPLGQGIQAFQAAKLRGLESRFLYFPEENHWVLTPQNGIVWQREFFKWLEDTL, encoded by the coding sequence ATGTTGCGAATTCTTATTTCTGCAAGCTTAGGCCTTGCAGTAAGTGCAGGTGCGTCAGCGCAAGATGTGATGACCCCTGAGAAATTGTGGGAAGTTAAACGTGTTACTGCTCTTGGGTTAAATAAAGATAAAACCCATGTCATTTATAGCGTAACGACCCCGAGTGTGGCAAATAATGATTTTGCTAGCAAGGTATATCAGGTACCTGTTAAAGGCGGGAATGCTCAGCTATTAGAAGCCTATCAAGGTTTATTAGTTGATAGCAATATTTCTCCAGATGGCAGTAAAAAGCTATTCCATGAAAAGGTGAATATTGAATCAGTATTAGCTAGCCACAGGCATAAAGACCTCTCTAAAGCGAATGCATACGTATTTGATGATTTGAACTATCGTCATTGGGACACGTGGAATGATGGTGGCTTTAAGCACGTATTCTATCAAGATTTAGCGACTGAAAAGAAAGTCGACATCATGGAAGGCAAGCCTTACTCAAGCCCAACGTCTCCGTTTGGAGGCTCAAGTGATTACATTTGGGGCCCTAAAGGCGAGAACATTTACTATGTGAGTAAAAAGCTGACGGGTACTGAATATGTTACCAGTACTAACACAGACATTTATCGTTATAACCTAGCGAGTAAAAAAACCACCAATATCACCGAAAGCAACCTAGGTTATGATAAGAGCCCTGCGTTTTCTTCGAAAGGAAATCTGGCGTGGCTTCAAATGGATAAGCCAGGTTATGAAGCGGATAAAAACGACATCATCGTGCGCATCAAAAACAAAGAAGTTAATTTGACTGAGCACTGGGATGGCACGGTAAATAGCTTCAAATGGAGCCCTGATGGAAAGCGCATTTACTTTGTTGCGCCAACCGATGGCACAATCCAATTATTCCAAGTATCAGTCAGTACTAAGCCAAAGATCAAACAACTTACAAAAGGCCAGTTTGATGTGAATGGTATTGTCGCGGCAATGGATAAGCATCTCGTAGTGACGCGCAGCAGTATGAACCGCGCATCAGAAATTTTCCGTTTCGACCTGCGTAAGAAAAACCTAACAGCACTGACCAAAGTAAATGATGCATTTTATGCGGGCCTTGACTTACCAACCGTTAAGAAGCGTATGGTGACGACAAAAGATGGTCAGGAAATGCTAACTTGGGTGATTTATCCACCTAATTTTGATGAAAGTAAAAAGTACCCAACACTGCTTTATTTACAAGGCGGTCCACAGTCTGCACTTTCACAGTTTTATTCGTTCCGTTGGAACTTCCAAGTGATGGCATCACAAGGTTATATTGTTGTAGCACCAAATCGCCGAGGTATGCCGGGTCATGGTGTTAAGTGGAATGAAGACATTACGCAAGATTGGGGTGGTAAAGCGATGCAAGACTACCTTGATGCCATTGACGATGTGTCTAAAGCCTCTTACGTTGATAAAAAGCGTATTGGCGCAATTGGTGCAAGCTTTGGTGGTTACTCTGCTTTTTATTTAGCGGGCAACCATGATGGTCGCTTTAAAACCTTCATCTCACATTGTGGTATCTTCGATTTACGCAGCATGTACGGTACAACTGAAGAGCTATTCTTCGTAAACCATGAATTTGGTGGTCCATACTGGGAGCAAGACAATGCGTCTATCAACCAAACATATAATGAGTTCAACCCAGTTAATTATGTAGATAAGTGGGATGCACCTATGTTTGTGATCCATGGTGGCAAAGACTACCGCGTACCATTAGGCCAAGGTATTCAGGCGTTCCAAGCTGCAAAATTACGTGGTTTAGAGAGCCGTTTCTTATACTTCCCGGAAGAAAACCACTGGGTCCTGACGCCGCAAAACGGCATCGTATGGCAACGTGAATTCTTCAAATGGTTAGAAGACACACTATAA
- a CDS encoding PD40 domain-containing protein, whose translation MNKIKSLINAVCLAMTMAGGANATEAFPVLKGDWFGQQVPGLTPELFAPGMVSMAGRYEFGISFSPDLKEMYFTALDEIEGVDTSPKIMHSKVENGRWTNPVEARFTKGKMQYELVPYASINEPRVYFTGRTSGSKESGIWYVSREDGGLSEAKRFESPLNTGRLSDFNQGIDGDMIFTNMSERKMYTAQKVNGRFLDAKPMDIEFGIHGFISPNEDYLLVNARNRDDKERKDSDLFVYFKEQDGGWSKPINLGPTVNSNYSETVARVSPDGKYLFFARYNEPNGLSNLYWVSTDVITQLKDAHFGAN comes from the coding sequence ATGAATAAAATAAAATCGCTTATCAACGCAGTCTGTTTAGCAATGACTATGGCGGGTGGGGCTAACGCTACTGAAGCTTTCCCTGTATTAAAAGGTGATTGGTTTGGACAGCAAGTACCAGGTTTGACACCTGAGCTATTTGCGCCAGGGATGGTGTCAATGGCAGGTCGTTATGAGTTTGGGATATCTTTTTCTCCAGATTTAAAAGAAATGTATTTTACCGCATTGGACGAAATCGAAGGTGTAGATACCAGTCCAAAAATCATGCATTCAAAAGTTGAAAATGGGCGATGGACAAACCCTGTGGAAGCTCGTTTTACCAAGGGGAAGATGCAGTATGAGTTGGTCCCCTATGCAAGCATTAATGAACCGAGAGTCTATTTTACAGGGCGCACATCTGGCTCAAAAGAGTCTGGCATTTGGTATGTTTCTCGTGAAGATGGAGGCTTGAGTGAGGCAAAAAGATTCGAATCGCCATTAAATACAGGGCGCCTCTCAGATTTTAATCAAGGTATTGATGGTGACATGATTTTTACCAATATGTCAGAGCGGAAAATGTATACGGCGCAAAAGGTCAATGGCCGATTTTTAGATGCCAAGCCGATGGATATTGAGTTTGGGATCCATGGCTTCATATCGCCAAATGAAGATTATTTATTGGTAAATGCTCGAAATCGAGATGATAAGGAGAGAAAAGACAGTGATCTATTTGTTTATTTCAAAGAGCAGGATGGCGGCTGGTCTAAGCCTATAAATCTAGGGCCTACTGTTAATTCGAATTACTCAGAAACCGTGGCAAGGGTATCGCCAGATGGTAAGTATTTGTTCTTTGCTCGTTACAATGAACCAAATGGCCTTTCAAATCTTTACTGGGTCAGTACTGACGTCATCACGCAACTAAAGGATGCGCATTTTGGCGCAAATTAG
- a CDS encoding AAA family ATPase, with protein MSKKNFVITLEGVPAVGKSTVASILEQEHGYCRIPEVNELFPERPSPEPAHWYALKQLERSHIATQNEYSLLDGDIFQVIWLSWIYPDRGFIEHQKAADLFIDNAESLRLPSLFVYLYIDEDIRYQRELEREMKRGHDYQQFIKKYQRYKSMNVPQQALFEAIDKQYPGWVLFLDNNDSHACAKKIAQRCHTARMPSPKEFVVWLRGWLLQHNPITR; from the coding sequence ATGAGTAAGAAAAATTTTGTGATCACGTTGGAAGGAGTCCCAGCAGTTGGAAAAAGCACGGTGGCTAGCATACTTGAACAAGAACATGGATATTGTCGAATCCCTGAAGTGAACGAATTATTTCCAGAGCGCCCATCTCCAGAGCCAGCCCATTGGTATGCATTAAAGCAGTTAGAAAGAAGCCATATCGCAACACAGAATGAATACAGCCTATTGGATGGAGATATTTTTCAAGTGATATGGCTTAGCTGGATTTATCCTGACAGAGGTTTTATCGAGCATCAAAAGGCGGCGGATTTATTCATTGATAATGCTGAGTCACTGAGGTTGCCTTCTTTGTTTGTCTATTTATATATAGATGAGGATATTCGCTATCAACGGGAACTTGAGAGAGAAATGAAACGGGGGCACGACTACCAGCAGTTCATCAAAAAGTATCAAAGATATAAATCAATGAATGTGCCTCAACAAGCGCTCTTTGAAGCAATCGATAAACAGTATCCAGGGTGGGTGTTATTTCTCGACAATAATGACTCTCACGCTTGTGCGAAGAAAATTGCACAGAGATGCCATACTGCACGCATGCCATCACCAAAAGAGTTTGTTGTTTGGTTGCGAGGTTGGTTATTGCAACATAACCCGATAACCCGATAA
- a CDS encoding PD40 domain-containing protein: protein MKLVYHSIPLVLLAVAFSNAVYSKNKLPSIEGPYFGQTPPGMTPEVFAPDIVSKEHRDWTGWFTPDMKEYYFTRNNRKARTSTKMMLKLVDGQWHEQVLDSGIGGSISPDGKTMHSGNTYRVRTDKGWSEPKSLGAAFKDIPIMVLSVSSNGTYIFDEREVTGTIRYSRLINGKRETPKAFGKQINSGKWTAHPFVAPDESYIIWDSEREGGYGKTDLYISFQIKDGVWSEAINLGDKINTPGPDTGAVVSPDGKYLFFNRKFSEDDSDIMWIDAKVIEQLRPKM from the coding sequence ATGAAGCTAGTTTATCATTCAATCCCTTTGGTACTTTTAGCTGTCGCTTTCAGTAATGCAGTATATTCTAAAAACAAATTACCTTCGATCGAAGGTCCTTATTTTGGGCAAACGCCTCCGGGGATGACTCCAGAAGTATTTGCGCCGGATATTGTATCTAAAGAACATCGAGATTGGACCGGCTGGTTTACACCTGATATGAAAGAATATTATTTTACGAGAAATAATCGTAAAGCGAGAACCAGCACAAAAATGATGCTTAAACTCGTTGATGGGCAATGGCATGAACAGGTACTTGATTCCGGTATTGGGGGTTCTATATCACCGGATGGGAAAACAATGCACTCTGGTAATACCTACAGAGTGCGCACAGACAAAGGCTGGTCAGAGCCAAAAAGTCTAGGTGCGGCGTTTAAAGATATTCCAATCATGGTATTGAGTGTCTCTTCTAATGGTACTTACATATTTGATGAGCGTGAAGTGACGGGGACGATCCGTTATTCAAGGTTAATTAATGGCAAGCGTGAGACGCCAAAAGCTTTTGGTAAACAGATTAACTCTGGTAAGTGGACTGCTCACCCATTTGTTGCCCCAGATGAAAGCTACATAATTTGGGATAGTGAGCGGGAAGGTGGATATGGAAAAACAGATCTATATATCAGTTTTCAAATTAAAGATGGTGTGTGGAGTGAAGCTATTAACTTAGGAGATAAAATTAATACACCGGGACCAGATACTGGGGCAGTGGTTTCTCCTGATGGGAAGTATTTATTCTTTAATCGGAAGTTCAGTGAAGATGATTCAGATATCATGTGGATAGATGCTAAGGTTATTGAGCAGTTGAGGCCTAAAATGTAA
- a CDS encoding alpha/beta hydrolase-fold protein, which produces MDRSSDWLEWFLQKKIRTNKGYMVYKVVLILILLFQFNVHAGSDVSIAKSFEFKSKSLSENRTIVVSLPDGYESSNARYPVLYLLDGVQNLKHVVGSVDVLTRVGSIPPMIIVGIKSKNRMKDFTPTKMDGIEESGEGKAFLNFLGDELIPYIDNKYRTNKFRVLEGHSVAGLFTAYTSMESPDLFDAYIVMGPAFWWNKEEPVREVKSFLSTKPKFNKRIYFGVGKEDGNRHSLKRFVEEIKAAAPSQLVWKHEEFEDEGHMSAPLLNNYFALKFIFSDMELPQEVRDNFTSKKFLEHEFGIMKKYGSAARQPQEIYVPLAMELMKRKDYAGAVTVFRRNADAYEMNKYPQNYVWLAEALEKNKEPEEALKVYKQAYKLSKETGYGELERLTKKVAELKAQL; this is translated from the coding sequence ATGGATCGGAGCAGTGACTGGTTAGAGTGGTTTTTACAGAAAAAGATAAGAACAAATAAAGGATATATGGTGTATAAAGTCGTACTTATATTAATACTGCTGTTTCAATTCAATGTACACGCAGGGTCTGATGTTAGCATAGCAAAAAGTTTTGAATTTAAGTCAAAGTCACTGAGTGAAAACAGAACCATCGTGGTTTCCCTGCCTGATGGATATGAATCTTCAAATGCGCGCTATCCTGTGCTTTACCTTTTAGACGGTGTTCAAAATCTAAAACATGTTGTGGGTAGTGTGGATGTGTTGACCCGTGTTGGTAGTATTCCGCCAATGATCATAGTAGGTATTAAAAGCAAAAATCGAATGAAGGACTTCACGCCAACAAAGATGGATGGAATCGAAGAAAGTGGTGAGGGTAAAGCATTTCTTAATTTCTTGGGGGATGAGCTTATCCCATATATCGATAATAAATATAGAACCAATAAATTTCGAGTATTAGAAGGGCACTCAGTTGCGGGTCTATTTACTGCATACACGTCTATGGAATCACCTGACTTATTTGATGCTTATATCGTAATGGGCCCCGCGTTTTGGTGGAACAAAGAAGAGCCTGTAAGAGAAGTAAAGTCATTTTTGAGTACAAAACCAAAATTTAATAAAAGAATCTATTTTGGCGTTGGCAAAGAGGATGGGAATAGACACTCATTAAAGCGCTTCGTAGAAGAAATTAAAGCTGCTGCACCAAGTCAATTAGTTTGGAAGCATGAAGAGTTTGAAGATGAAGGGCATATGTCGGCGCCTTTGTTAAACAATTATTTCGCGCTTAAATTTATATTTTCAGATATGGAGTTGCCCCAAGAGGTGAGAGATAACTTTACGAGCAAAAAGTTTTTAGAACATGAATTCGGTATTATGAAAAAATATGGAAGTGCAGCAAGGCAGCCTCAAGAAATTTATGTACCCTTGGCTATGGAGTTGATGAAACGTAAAGATTATGCTGGCGCAGTGACTGTATTTAGACGTAATGCAGATGCATATGAGATGAACAAATACCCGCAAAATTATGTATGGTTAGCAGAAGCATTAGAGAAAAACAAAGAACCAGAAGAGGCGCTTAAAGTATATAAGCAAGCCTATAAACTTTCTAAAGAAACTGGCTATGGGGAGCTTGAAAGACTTACTAAAAAAGTGGCAGAGTTAAAAGCACAGCTATAG
- a CDS encoding amidohydrolase — protein sequence MNKITKTIGLSVLLTGLTNNAIASSDHIKLLKAVEPKVIDWRRDIHQNPELGNREVRTAAKVADHLKKLGMQVETQVAHTGVVGFLKGAKPGPTIMLRADMDALPVTEKTNLPFSSTKTTNYRGVDVGIMHACGHDTHVAMLMGAAEVLANMQNELAGNVMFVFQPAEEGAPEGEEGGAELMLKEGIFKRHQPDVAFGLHITSKLNVGQIGYRSGPTMASADRFEITVKGEQTHGSTPWAGADPIAAAAQVVSGVNHIVSRQINITKEPAIVSFGKISGGVRNNIIPEEVNMVGTIRNFDMDNRQQIFERIKHTAEHIAQASGNKAEVVIKEGYPVTVNDPALTDKMLPSLAKVVGRHGLIEMPKVTGAEDFSFYAMEVPGLFVFLGGTPKGTHPKDAASNHSPYFFADESAFKLGTRALTEFTLDYMAQSSQ from the coding sequence ATGAATAAAATAACAAAGACTATCGGGTTGTCAGTATTACTCACAGGCTTAACTAACAACGCAATTGCTTCGTCTGACCATATTAAATTATTAAAAGCAGTGGAGCCTAAAGTTATCGACTGGCGTAGAGATATTCACCAAAACCCAGAACTTGGTAATAGAGAAGTACGCACAGCAGCCAAAGTGGCAGACCACCTAAAAAAGTTAGGTATGCAAGTCGAAACACAAGTAGCTCACACAGGTGTAGTTGGCTTTCTCAAGGGCGCAAAACCTGGCCCGACTATTATGTTACGAGCAGATATGGATGCATTACCCGTTACTGAAAAAACAAATCTCCCGTTTAGTTCAACCAAAACCACAAATTATCGCGGCGTAGATGTGGGTATCATGCACGCTTGTGGTCACGATACACATGTCGCAATGCTGATGGGTGCTGCAGAAGTACTTGCAAACATGCAAAATGAGCTTGCGGGTAATGTCATGTTTGTTTTTCAACCTGCTGAAGAAGGTGCACCAGAAGGCGAAGAAGGGGGTGCTGAGTTGATGTTAAAAGAAGGGATCTTTAAAAGGCATCAACCTGACGTCGCCTTTGGACTACATATCACTTCTAAACTCAATGTTGGCCAAATCGGCTATCGTAGTGGACCGACAATGGCCAGTGCAGATAGGTTCGAAATCACGGTCAAGGGCGAGCAAACTCATGGTTCAACTCCTTGGGCTGGTGCAGACCCTATCGCAGCGGCTGCGCAAGTTGTTTCAGGGGTCAATCATATCGTGAGTCGTCAAATTAATATCACAAAAGAGCCTGCAATCGTTTCGTTTGGTAAAATCTCTGGTGGCGTTCGAAATAATATTATTCCAGAAGAAGTTAATATGGTAGGCACGATCCGTAACTTCGATATGGATAACAGACAGCAAATCTTCGAAAGAATAAAACACACAGCGGAGCATATTGCCCAAGCCTCGGGAAATAAAGCGGAAGTCGTTATAAAAGAAGGTTATCCCGTTACAGTCAATGACCCCGCCTTAACAGATAAAATGCTTCCTTCACTTGCAAAAGTGGTTGGTAGACATGGACTCATTGAAATGCCAAAAGTCACAGGTGCAGAAGACTTTTCTTTTTATGCGATGGAGGTACCTGGCTTATTTGTATTTTTAGGGGGAACCCCTAAAGGGACTCACCCAAAGGACGCCGCGAGTAATCACTCACCCTACTTCTTTGCAGACGAATCTGCATTTAAGTTGGGCACTCGCGCTTTAACTGAATTTACATTGGACTACATGGCTCAATCAAGTCAATAA